A part of Methanomassiliicoccales archaeon genomic DNA contains:
- the gcvPA gene encoding aminomethyl-transferring glycine dehydrogenase subunit GcvPA has translation MAVDERMLKALGIKDVEDLFRDIPVSVRTDGIHIPKGMSEPEVIRYVRDMLSKNRTSEDHPCFLGGGVRDHFIPSAVRSIISRSEFVTSYTPYQAEISQGMLQAIFEYQSLIAELTDMDVVNSSMYDAPTALGEAATMSFRIRSKKKFLVPEAMSFEKKLVLRNYVLGLGMEVVEYAYDPYTGGIDMADLASKLDDDVSGVYAEVPNLFGVIDPLVMRLKEEVKDRVLVIGVDPISLGALVPPGQYGADIVVGEGQPLGVPMNFGGPLLGIFACRQEHVRKMPGRLIGMTKDKQGRRAYCMTLQTREQHIKRSKATSNICSNEALLAVAAAAYLSIVGPKGLRGIAKTNILRARSLAERIDELDGFTAPVFHAYHFNEFVMTTPVRPEKLSKILLKHGIIGGMPMSRHVPRMADEMLIATTEMHSEDDHERLIKVLKEVA, from the coding sequence ATGGCTGTGGACGAGAGAATGCTCAAGGCCCTGGGGATCAAGGACGTCGAGGATCTTTTCAGGGACATACCGGTCAGCGTAAGGACCGATGGTATCCATATTCCAAAAGGGATGAGCGAACCAGAGGTGATAAGGTACGTCCGTGACATGCTTTCCAAGAACAGGACCTCCGAGGACCATCCATGTTTCCTTGGCGGGGGCGTCCGGGACCACTTCATTCCGTCCGCCGTCCGCTCAATTATTTCTCGCTCGGAGTTCGTGACGTCCTACACCCCTTATCAGGCGGAGATAAGCCAAGGGATGCTCCAGGCCATATTCGAATATCAGAGCCTTATCGCTGAGCTCACCGACATGGACGTCGTCAACTCGTCCATGTATGATGCGCCTACGGCATTGGGCGAGGCGGCGACCATGTCGTTCAGGATCCGCTCGAAAAAGAAGTTCCTGGTGCCCGAGGCGATGAGCTTTGAAAAGAAGCTTGTCCTGAGGAACTATGTCCTAGGCCTTGGCATGGAGGTGGTGGAGTACGCCTACGACCCCTATACAGGGGGTATCGACATGGCGGACCTGGCCTCTAAGCTTGACGATGATGTCAGCGGCGTCTACGCCGAGGTCCCGAATCTTTTCGGCGTCATCGACCCCTTGGTGATGAGATTGAAGGAGGAGGTCAAGGACCGTGTGCTGGTGATAGGGGTCGACCCGATATCGCTCGGAGCGCTGGTCCCTCCTGGCCAATATGGGGCTGACATTGTCGTAGGGGAGGGGCAGCCATTGGGGGTGCCGATGAACTTTGGGGGACCGCTCCTTGGAATCTTCGCATGCAGGCAGGAGCATGTCCGTAAAATGCCAGGACGGCTCATCGGTATGACAAAGGACAAGCAGGGGAGAAGGGCATACTGCATGACGCTGCAGACAAGGGAACAGCACATCAAAAGGTCCAAGGCAACCTCGAACATATGCTCGAACGAGGCATTGCTGGCGGTCGCAGCCGCGGCATATCTCTCGATCGTTGGACCTAAAGGTCTCAGGGGGATCGCCAAGACCAACATCTTGAGGGCGAGGTCGCTGGCGGAACGCATCGATGAGCTGGATGGTTTCACCGCTCCTGTCTTTCATGCCTACCATTTCAATGAGTTCGTCATGACCACGCCTGTTCGCCCCGAGAAGCTGAGCAAGATACTTCTGAAGCACGGGATCATAGGCGGCATGCCCATGTCGAGGCACGTGCCCCGCATGGCGGACGAAATGCTCATCGCCACGACGGAGATGCACTCAGAGGATGACCATGAGCGCCTAATCAAGGTCTTAAAGGAGGTCGCTTGA
- a CDS encoding YggU family protein yields the protein MSRCEGLSRGYALTDGVGISDAVRTVAQGSEVDVVVSPNAKKCSIGEVDPWRKRLVIKVTAPPEGGRANREVEGLLSEMLKTKATIVSGHTARSKTVFVPLPPSEVMAKLGDR from the coding sequence ATGTCTAGATGCGAAGGATTATCGAGGGGGTATGCGCTCACAGATGGTGTGGGCATTTCAGACGCTGTCAGGACGGTGGCGCAAGGGTCTGAGGTCGATGTCGTGGTGTCCCCGAACGCCAAAAAGTGCTCGATCGGAGAGGTCGACCCTTGGAGGAAACGGTTGGTCATAAAGGTAACTGCGCCGCCAGAAGGCGGAAGGGCCAACCGGGAGGTCGAGGGACTTCTGAGCGAGATGCTGAAAACCAAGGCCACCATCGTCTCCGGCCACACTGCCAGGTCCAAGACGGTCTTTGTGCCCCTTCCTCCCTCGGAAGTGATGGCCAAGCTAGGTGATAGATAA
- a CDS encoding DNA replication complex GINS family protein, which yields MMAPSTERLTFREVSQISKKEENSSDLQEVRRDLYPAMREYIRKLKEDCDEEIKVDPLSIKATGLTNEYKKASQKAVIICQTRLRKIMLMAVRAGFGARVDVQRMTEEEKEFFESVLEEVKATKALAIEGQVIATRRTVPVSPCAVPLKEEVASSCPASIDRDADEKVQMVLIRMLEDIPPFKGNDRTYRLSKEDVVHLPAVFGCALVRSGKAIEIGQSKI from the coding sequence ATGATGGCACCGTCCACCGAACGCCTCACCTTCAGAGAGGTTTCCCAGATATCGAAGAAGGAGGAGAACTCCTCAGACCTTCAGGAAGTGCGCAGGGACCTCTATCCTGCCATGAGGGAATATATCAGGAAATTGAAGGAGGATTGCGATGAGGAGATCAAGGTCGATCCCCTGTCCATCAAGGCCACTGGTCTGACGAACGAGTACAAGAAGGCGTCCCAGAAGGCGGTCATCATATGTCAGACCAGGCTCAGGAAGATAATGTTGATGGCGGTGAGGGCTGGCTTTGGAGCACGGGTCGACGTTCAAAGGATGACCGAAGAGGAGAAGGAGTTCTTTGAATCGGTCCTTGAAGAGGTCAAGGCGACCAAGGCTTTAGCTATTGAAGGCCAGGTCATCGCTACCAGGCGTACAGTTCCAGTATCTCCGTGCGCGGTCCCGTTGAAGGAGGAGGTGGCATCGAGCTGCCCCGCATCTATCGATAGAGATGCCGATGAAAAGGTCCAGATGGTGCTCATCAGAATGTTGGAGGACATCCCCCCCTTCAAGGGAAATGACAGGACCTACAGGCTCTCAAAGGAGGACGTCGTCCATCTTCCCGCGGTGTTCGGTTGCGCCTTGGTGCGCTCGGGCAAGGCGATAGAGATAGGCCAGAGCAAGATATGA
- a CDS encoding fibronectin type III domain-containing protein, with product MSRSTDMINNIPGRNGKIIIDLLLVLIAICLMLPFSALVLTGGSSATEPTSTGWNVQELPAMSPTSYYFTMAISSTDTLHLGYVASINLINPTKALMHANNYGNIWDIEEVYRAPEIDHPSLVLDQSDGVQIASIVNDYDMYYFYKEGSTWKDERVGGSSFTEGFPSDFNICPIAFDQMGRPVIAYHKHHYDLDPWSEIGVAVRVADGTWDLSTRVAQYGVSSPLVFAIDGDGRMLIVYVDRPCQETSYPDIYEKAVKAMWIGEGEYFGLSVIDLFNRNPSSFIKEGAILFDGQGTAHVAYIAWGDFIPELRYATNEDDSWKTEVIDEIHYIDDRPAMAIDSRGRIHLAYVNDTDGTLMHALRDDQGWTKTVISKWIHHSECVRMVIDSQDRPIVGFIKNNKINIATPSTYAPSQVEDFRLESGDGYVRLRWAAPADDGGSAISGYRIYRGVDGSNLNLYVSVRPGVRSLTDSGLTNGVEYSYVVVAVNSNGEGEWSDQLKAKPSGDTDLTLAAVAGLAGAGGALLGALVGRALWR from the coding sequence ATGTCCAGATCCACAGATATGATCAATAACATTCCAGGTCGAAATGGGAAGATTATCATCGACCTATTGCTTGTCCTGATAGCCATCTGCCTTATGTTGCCCTTCTCGGCCCTGGTGTTGACCGGGGGGTCAAGTGCAACCGAACCCACATCCACAGGATGGAACGTCCAGGAATTGCCCGCCATGTCACCAACGTCATATTACTTCACCATGGCGATCAGTTCGACGGACACGCTTCACTTGGGATACGTAGCCTCAATAAATCTTATCAACCCGACCAAGGCTCTGATGCATGCGAACAATTATGGCAACATATGGGACATCGAAGAGGTATACAGAGCACCGGAGATAGACCATCCGAGCTTGGTGCTGGACCAAAGTGACGGCGTCCAAATAGCCTCCATCGTGAACGATTATGATATGTATTATTTCTATAAAGAAGGCTCAACCTGGAAGGATGAGCGCGTCGGGGGATCCTCTTTTACAGAGGGATTCCCATCGGATTTTAACATATGTCCTATCGCCTTCGATCAAATGGGCCGTCCGGTCATAGCATATCATAAACACCATTACGATCTTGATCCCTGGTCCGAAATAGGAGTGGCTGTCCGCGTGGCAGATGGGACATGGGACCTCTCGACAAGAGTAGCACAGTATGGCGTCTCATCCCCACTGGTCTTTGCCATTGACGGCGATGGACGGATGCTCATCGTATATGTGGACCGTCCTTGCCAAGAGACCAGTTATCCCGATATTTATGAAAAGGCGGTCAAGGCAATGTGGATAGGGGAAGGAGAGTACTTTGGCCTCTCTGTGATAGACCTGTTCAATAGGAACCCCTCTTCATTTATTAAAGAGGGGGCGATATTGTTTGATGGTCAAGGCACCGCCCATGTTGCGTATATCGCCTGGGGCGATTTCATTCCAGAGCTCAGATACGCCACGAATGAGGACGATTCCTGGAAGACCGAGGTGATCGATGAGATCCATTACATCGACGACCGCCCTGCAATGGCGATAGATTCGAGAGGCAGGATACACCTCGCCTACGTGAACGACACGGATGGTACCCTGATGCATGCCTTAAGAGATGATCAAGGATGGACCAAGACCGTTATATCAAAATGGATACATCATTCTGAGTGCGTCAGGATGGTGATCGATTCACAGGACCGCCCCATCGTCGGTTTCATCAAGAACAACAAGATCAACATAGCCACCCCAAGCACTTACGCTCCATCTCAGGTAGAGGACTTCAGATTAGAATCCGGAGACGGATATGTGAGATTAAGATGGGCTGCCCCTGCAGACGATGGTGGTTCGGCCATCAGCGGATACCGCATCTATCGCGGCGTTGATGGGAGCAATCTGAACCTCTACGTGTCTGTAAGGCCAGGCGTCCGCTCGCTCACCGACTCGGGCCTGACCAACGGCGTCGAGTATTCATACGTGGTCGTGGCCGTCAATTCGAACGGAGAAGGGGAATGGAGCGATCAGCTGAAGGCCAAGCCATCTGGAGACACGGACCTGACGTTGGCTGCCGTCGCGGGTCTGGCCGGAGCGGGCGGCGCCCTACTGGGAGCGCTGGTGGGAAGGGCCCTATGGCGATGA
- a CDS encoding ATP/GTP-binding protein codes for MQFIYFVGTAGSGKSSLVYAFKEWMTLQGLDCITVNLDPGAEDIPYDIDVDIRDWVRVDEVMEEYQLGPNGAQIVCADLMAMNAKELVEAIDGFKTNYVLIDTPGQIELFAFRRSSEAIIDALGKDDSFIVFLSDPHLSKSPSGFVSSLMLCATVHFRFDIPFLNVLSKADMLKEEEFDQIVQWSQDPDALNNALTNEKIDSRTMLNIEFFKALESVGMFREIVPVSSQEKFGIEDIYDAIQESFAGGEDLRSD; via the coding sequence ATGCAGTTCATATACTTCGTTGGGACGGCGGGCAGCGGCAAGAGCTCACTTGTGTATGCGTTCAAGGAATGGATGACCTTGCAGGGCCTGGACTGCATCACGGTGAACCTTGATCCGGGAGCGGAGGACATCCCTTATGACATCGACGTTGACATAAGGGACTGGGTCCGTGTCGACGAGGTCATGGAGGAGTATCAGCTCGGCCCGAACGGCGCTCAGATAGTCTGTGCCGACCTTATGGCGATGAACGCGAAGGAGCTCGTGGAGGCCATCGACGGTTTTAAGACTAACTATGTGCTGATAGACACGCCTGGGCAGATCGAGCTTTTCGCCTTCAGGAGGTCGAGCGAGGCGATCATCGATGCGCTGGGAAAGGACGATTCGTTCATAGTGTTCCTCTCGGACCCGCATCTTTCCAAGAGCCCCTCAGGTTTTGTATCCTCCCTTATGTTGTGCGCGACAGTACATTTCAGGTTCGACATCCCTTTCCTGAACGTCCTGTCAAAGGCGGACATGCTGAAAGAGGAGGAGTTCGACCAGATCGTTCAGTGGTCCCAGGACCCCGATGCCCTGAACAACGCCCTGACAAATGAGAAGATCGATTCTAGGACCATGTTGAACATCGAGTTCTTCAAGGCCCTCGAGAGCGTCGGGATGTTCAGGGAGATAGTGCCTGTCTCATCGCAGGAGAAGTTCGGCATTGAGGACATCTACGACGCCATACAGGAATCGTTCGCGGGCGGAGAGGACCTTCGGTCAGATTGA
- a CDS encoding proteasome-activating nucleotidase, which yields MTEENLDDYLQKEMKQKIDVLERQNAELLEEVRRVEGEKRYVESELFRLQKEIKRMRSEMERLKAPPLIIGSIKDVLVDGRVIVKSSTGPDFIVSTSEYVPAEDMVVGARVALNKQTLAVMSVLPQSLDPIVIGAEIVEKPDISYSDIGGLEEQIREVREAVEDPLLRPELYKKVGIEPPKGVLLVGPPGTGKTLLAKAVAHQTNATFIRMVGSELVQKYIGEGARLVRELFEMAKEKAPSIVFIDELDSIGAKRLDVATSGDREVQRTLMQLLAELDGFNPIADVKIIGATNRPDILDEALLRPGRFDRIIEIPLPNFEGRLEIFKIHLRKMNVDESISVNDLAAKSEFASGADIRAICTEAGMFAIRENRDTVTMADFEKALVKVLDTEEIKSSETGAMFA from the coding sequence ATGACCGAAGAGAACCTCGACGATTACCTGCAGAAAGAGATGAAGCAGAAGATCGATGTCCTTGAGCGCCAGAACGCTGAATTGTTAGAGGAGGTGCGGCGGGTCGAGGGAGAGAAGAGATACGTCGAGAGCGAGCTCTTCAGACTGCAAAAGGAGATCAAGCGGATGCGCTCGGAGATGGAGCGCCTCAAGGCACCGCCGCTGATCATCGGTTCGATCAAGGACGTGCTCGTCGACGGCCGAGTGATCGTGAAGAGCTCCACTGGCCCGGACTTCATAGTCTCGACCTCGGAATATGTCCCTGCCGAGGACATGGTCGTTGGAGCGAGGGTGGCGTTGAACAAACAGACGCTCGCGGTCATGTCGGTGCTCCCACAGTCCCTCGACCCCATCGTGATAGGGGCTGAGATCGTTGAAAAGCCTGACATCTCCTATTCGGACATAGGAGGCCTCGAAGAACAGATACGGGAGGTCCGAGAGGCCGTTGAGGACCCGTTGCTCAGGCCCGAACTATACAAGAAGGTCGGGATCGAGCCCCCGAAAGGGGTCCTTCTTGTGGGACCTCCTGGCACTGGTAAGACCCTCCTCGCCAAGGCCGTCGCACATCAGACGAACGCCACTTTCATACGCATGGTGGGGTCTGAGCTTGTCCAGAAATACATAGGTGAAGGGGCAAGGCTGGTAAGGGAGCTTTTCGAGATGGCGAAGGAGAAGGCCCCGAGCATCGTCTTCATCGACGAGCTCGACTCGATAGGGGCCAAACGCTTGGATGTCGCGACCTCGGGCGACCGTGAGGTACAGAGGACGCTCATGCAGTTGCTCGCAGAGCTCGACGGTTTCAACCCGATAGCCGATGTGAAGATCATTGGGGCGACCAACCGGCCGGACATATTGGACGAGGCGCTGCTAAGACCAGGACGGTTCGACCGTATAATAGAGATCCCATTGCCCAACTTCGAAGGAAGGCTTGAGATCTTCAAGATCCACCTGAGGAAGATGAACGTGGACGAGAGCATCAGCGTGAACGACCTGGCTGCCAAGTCAGAGTTCGCGTCGGGCGCGGACATACGTGCCATATGCACCGAGGCAGGCATGTTCGCGATCCGGGAGAACCGTGACACTGTCACCATGGCCGATTTCGAGAAAGCCCTGGTCAAGGTCCTGGACACAGAGGAGATCAAGAGCTCCGAGACAGGTGCGATGTTCGCCTGA
- a CDS encoding TIGR00270 family protein, which yields MPCELCGNEKGKLTTVQIEGTMLRVCDECAKFGDNVRGTSKDAPNKIIIQSRLENRERRMKTKDVYQSEEEIIELADDYGERIRKGREAKGWKQEEMAAKINERVSLIQNIERGHIKPDDNLVKKLEKALGIVLMEKVPLIKTEKKAVANKGMTLEDFIKANKK from the coding sequence ATGCCCTGCGAACTATGTGGAAATGAGAAAGGAAAGCTAACGACCGTCCAGATCGAAGGAACGATGCTGAGGGTCTGCGATGAATGCGCCAAATTCGGGGACAATGTGCGAGGGACGAGCAAGGACGCCCCCAACAAGATCATAATCCAATCCAGGCTCGAGAACCGTGAGCGGAGGATGAAGACAAAGGACGTCTATCAGTCAGAGGAGGAGATCATCGAGCTCGCTGATGACTATGGTGAGCGCATCCGCAAGGGAAGGGAGGCAAAGGGCTGGAAACAGGAGGAGATGGCCGCTAAGATCAACGAAAGGGTCAGCCTCATCCAGAACATCGAGAGGGGACACATCAAACCGGATGACAACCTCGTGAAGAAGCTCGAGAAGGCATTGGGCATCGTCTTGATGGAGAAGGTGCCCCTGATAAAGACCGAGAAGAAGGCGGTAGCGAACAAGGGAATGACGCTAGAGGATTTCATCAAGGCGAACAAGAAGTAA
- a CDS encoding Rieske 2Fe-2S domain-containing protein — MTKVRLASVSEVPPGGMVERTVGEKVFLVANVSGSFRVVDGLCSHRGGRLAKGKLSGGVIRCPLHGSEFDLATGKVVHQPRIPLIGKATDIRAYVAYVEDGEVYIDL; from the coding sequence ATGACGAAGGTCAGATTGGCGTCGGTCAGCGAGGTGCCGCCTGGAGGAATGGTGGAGAGGACGGTCGGTGAAAAGGTCTTTTTGGTCGCCAATGTCTCAGGTTCATTCAGGGTCGTGGACGGCCTGTGCTCCCATAGGGGAGGGCGTCTTGCCAAGGGGAAGTTGAGCGGTGGGGTGATCAGATGTCCATTGCACGGGTCAGAGTTCGACCTGGCCACGGGGAAGGTCGTTCATCAGCCTAGGATACCTTTGATCGGGAAAGCTACCGATATAAGGGCTTATGTGGCTTATGTGGAGGATGGAGAGGTCTATATCGATCTATAG
- a CDS encoding DUF2240 family protein has protein sequence MDGGKRVSQLRNAIAVVFKRKGKSMLSEKEFINTLLFEIRWSNPGSKSPKISAADAQKILDAGLKEGLLMVHEGTIKPVFDYKAIDIQLNYQPSRELLDELARSEDRGSASVVGTSTTDNATANKTVPLPLDVPLFAVIIEDIAKQTGQKKKDIVAKINRLQERMKVWPEVSALIIAREYGMDISKYIAVTKDEVLKK, from the coding sequence TTGGATGGAGGAAAGAGGGTGTCCCAACTAAGGAATGCGATAGCGGTTGTCTTTAAAAGGAAAGGCAAGAGCATGCTATCTGAAAAGGAGTTCATCAACACCCTCTTATTCGAAATAAGATGGTCAAACCCTGGAAGCAAATCCCCTAAGATCTCTGCCGCTGATGCCCAGAAGATCTTGGATGCGGGCCTGAAAGAGGGATTGCTCATGGTCCATGAAGGGACCATCAAGCCGGTCTTTGATTACAAGGCGATAGATATCCAGCTCAACTATCAGCCCTCACGGGAGCTCCTCGATGAGCTTGCCCGATCGGAAGACAGAGGGAGCGCATCGGTTGTTGGGACCTCAACGACGGATAATGCGACCGCCAATAAGACCGTACCGCTCCCATTGGACGTCCCCCTCTTCGCCGTGATCATCGAGGATATCGCAAAGCAGACGGGCCAGAAGAAAAAGGATATCGTGGCGAAGATCAACAGGCTGCAGGAGAGGATGAAGGTGTGGCCTGAGGTATCGGCCCTCATCATCGCAAGGGAGTATGGCATGGACATATCAAAATACATCGCGGTAACGAAGGATGAGGTCCTGAAGAAGTGA
- a CDS encoding GAF domain-containing sensor histidine kinase, with product MNFRSNSMPWNGKEGRTNKNKGIYRVVVLYFVVSVIWIFGSDLILNMMVEDKSSIMELSFIKGTVFVMFTTLLLYYLVSKEVNRAREVEIKEALVKKKEEIIRALTENLPKGSVLRYDRVGGSYCLDRSMAKHSIVQDPTVKFPVEKMMDEMLPEAFKGKHFRSEIGDGRSYFIIHGLPVKDDQGEVFSVLVVFEDVTELKRAEERLASKVEELGILLSVSRSLLSSNDMARMMSRACHVAAEGFGLDGVSIYTPSAAGGSFVEVAGSWGRDFSEDGGARLADIVREGPNVPELRAIKEMRDVGIEDIRPGTDAWTLEMMKRSIRSMLALPLYQDEMVIGSLNLYSSKPGHFTNEAIDTFHHLANIISLGIQKVQFIEEIKAQKAGLEEEVRKRTRDLQEANDQLESFAHSVAHELKAPVRGMKGFAEAVIEDYGDILPKKGREYLDRIIMDAKQLEEMVDDMLVYSRIGQKERSTMAVDLRPMLHDALEFLRPQIEATKAMVMLDVQDAVVMINRTVFRQIMVNLISNALKFTKKGQRPEVRIISKTMGKMVRISVIDNGIGVPQEDSARIFRLFERRYGQEDYPGTGIGLAIVAKGIERSGGAFGVISDGVSGSEFWVEIPLGNGGQKDDEHAMTTT from the coding sequence ATGAACTTCAGGTCGAACAGTATGCCATGGAACGGGAAAGAAGGCCGCACCAATAAGAACAAAGGGATCTATCGGGTGGTCGTCCTGTATTTTGTAGTATCCGTCATATGGATATTTGGCTCAGACCTGATCTTGAACATGATGGTCGAGGACAAAAGCTCCATCATGGAGCTTTCTTTTATCAAAGGGACGGTGTTCGTGATGTTCACGACCCTGCTCCTTTATTATCTAGTATCAAAGGAGGTCAATAGGGCCAGGGAGGTGGAGATAAAGGAGGCGTTGGTCAAAAAGAAAGAGGAGATCATACGCGCGCTGACGGAGAACCTGCCCAAGGGGTCTGTGCTGAGATATGACAGGGTAGGGGGTTCTTATTGTTTGGACCGTTCGATGGCCAAACACAGCATCGTGCAGGATCCCACAGTGAAATTTCCAGTCGAAAAAATGATGGATGAGATGCTGCCGGAGGCGTTCAAAGGAAAGCATTTCAGGTCCGAGATCGGCGATGGGCGTTCGTATTTCATAATACACGGTCTGCCAGTGAAGGATGACCAAGGAGAGGTCTTCTCCGTTCTGGTCGTTTTTGAGGATGTCACCGAGCTGAAGAGGGCTGAGGAAAGACTTGCCAGCAAGGTCGAGGAGCTTGGGATATTGCTCTCCGTGTCAAGATCGTTACTGTCCTCGAACGACATGGCCAGGATGATGTCGAGAGCGTGTCACGTCGCGGCCGAGGGCTTTGGGCTTGATGGGGTATCGATCTACACCCCCTCTGCGGCAGGCGGGTCTTTTGTCGAGGTCGCAGGGTCGTGGGGAAGAGATTTTTCCGAGGATGGCGGGGCTCGCCTGGCTGACATCGTTCGTGAGGGACCCAACGTACCCGAGCTGAGAGCTATTAAAGAGATGAGGGATGTCGGCATCGAGGACATCAGACCTGGAACTGATGCCTGGACCTTGGAGATGATGAAAAGGAGCATCCGCTCAATGCTAGCACTTCCTCTGTATCAGGATGAGATGGTGATCGGGTCCCTCAATCTCTATTCAAGCAAGCCTGGGCATTTCACGAACGAGGCCATTGACACCTTCCACCATCTAGCGAACATCATCTCCCTTGGCATTCAGAAGGTCCAGTTCATTGAAGAGATCAAAGCGCAGAAGGCAGGGCTGGAAGAAGAGGTGAGAAAGAGGACCCGGGACCTTCAGGAGGCAAATGACCAGTTAGAGTCCTTCGCCCATTCGGTCGCGCATGAGCTTAAGGCCCCGGTGAGGGGGATGAAAGGCTTCGCTGAGGCGGTCATAGAGGACTATGGTGATATATTGCCCAAGAAAGGCAGGGAATATCTGGACAGGATAATCATGGACGCAAAGCAACTGGAAGAGATGGTCGACGACATGCTCGTCTATAGCAGGATAGGACAAAAGGAGAGGTCCACGATGGCCGTCGACCTTCGTCCGATGCTGCACGATGCATTAGAGTTCTTAAGACCTCAGATAGAAGCGACCAAGGCCATGGTGATGCTGGATGTTCAAGATGCCGTCGTCATGATCAACCGGACGGTGTTTCGCCAGATAATGGTCAATCTCATCTCAAACGCCCTTAAGTTCACCAAGAAGGGTCAAAGGCCCGAAGTAAGGATAATATCCAAAACCATGGGCAAGATGGTGAGGATAAGCGTTATCGATAACGGCATCGGGGTCCCCCAGGAAGATAGCGCGAGGATCTTCCGCCTGTTCGAGAGAAGATATGGCCAAGAGGATTATCCAGGCACAGGCATAGGGCTCGCGATCGTGGCCAAAGGGATAGAAAGGTCTGGAGGTGCCTTCGGCGTCATATCGGACGGCGTCTCCGGTAGCGAGTTCTGGGTTGAGATCCCATTGGGCAATGGCGGTCAAAAGGACGATGAACATGCCATGACCACCACCTAG
- a CDS encoding response regulator, with translation MKEQMAHKIHLLLIDDNPSDRMLERRLIEKEVPNVEITEVRNHEELNAHLDAVDYDIVVTDYQLMWSNGLEVLRMIKMKNPEKPVIMVTGTGSEEIAVEAMKSGLNDYIIKNSRHIKKLPLSIKAAISHSKVMQCAIETEARLEYILGSLNIGVFKTDVDGKVWSANEQFYRMIGGDGDNSGVNIFERFRLDDGAPLPKDWVCFQSPNGHVIMTESGGTRRWFRMRVSHVGADEKGSVHGLLEEITEERELERKMTYALGKIEENIRQFSSLSDRLRNPLSVISSLMQGMEERKARMAMAEMDRINEVLSSLDKSWIETHRLLKEWKEKER, from the coding sequence GTGAAGGAACAAATGGCCCATAAGATCCATCTGCTGCTCATTGACGACAACCCGTCAGACCGGATGCTCGAAAGAAGGCTCATAGAAAAGGAGGTGCCGAACGTAGAGATCACCGAGGTCCGGAACCATGAAGAGCTGAACGCACACCTGGATGCGGTCGATTATGACATTGTTGTCACGGATTATCAGCTGATGTGGTCTAACGGGCTTGAGGTCCTGAGGATGATAAAGATGAAAAATCCGGAAAAACCGGTGATCATGGTCACAGGGACCGGTAGCGAGGAGATCGCCGTCGAGGCGATGAAGTCGGGTCTGAACGATTATATTATAAAGAACTCAAGGCACATCAAAAAGCTGCCATTGTCGATCAAGGCAGCCATCTCGCATTCTAAGGTCATGCAGTGTGCGATAGAGACGGAGGCCCGTTTGGAGTACATACTGGGGTCGTTGAACATCGGGGTGTTCAAGACGGACGTTGATGGCAAGGTCTGGTCCGCCAATGAACAGTTCTATCGGATGATCGGAGGCGATGGTGATAATTCCGGGGTGAACATCTTCGAAAGGTTCAGGCTGGATGACGGGGCCCCCCTCCCGAAAGACTGGGTATGCTTCCAATCCCCAAATGGCCATGTGATCATGACCGAATCGGGCGGAACGCGGCGCTGGTTCCGAATGAGGGTCTCACATGTCGGAGCGGATGAAAAAGGATCTGTCCATGGCCTGTTGGAGGAGATTACAGAGGAACGGGAGCTGGAGCGGAAGATGACATATGCGCTAGGGAAGATCGAGGAGAACATCAGACAGTTCAGTTCGTTGTCAGACCGACTCAGGAACCCTCTCAGCGTCATCTCCAGCCTGATGCAGGGGATGGAAGAGAGAAAAGCCCGGATGGCAATGGCCGAAATGGACCGTATCAACGAGGTCCTCAGTTCTTTGGATAAGAGCTGGATAGAGACCCATCGCCTTCTGAAGGAGTGGAAAGAGAAGGAGCGGTGA